In one window of Toxotes jaculatrix isolate fToxJac2 chromosome 10, fToxJac2.pri, whole genome shotgun sequence DNA:
- the LOC121188869 gene encoding protocadherin alpha-2-like, with protein sequence MYVRGQKGHAWIHVAALLCLCDWSASQLSYSISEEVNKGTVVGNIAKDLNLNVQDLETRDLRIVSSYSKTYFDVNLRTGNLFVDDRIDREELCPHVVKCSLKIQAALNNPMNVRSIEVNILDINDNSPSFIEQSHLLSISESLSPGERYLLPVAVDADIGSNTVKNYKLSQNEYFSLDVQSGGEHGVSAELVLQKALDREKQPVIKLLLTALDGGKPPRSGTLQLTVHVIDVNDNTPTFSNSLYKVRVRENAKPGTLVIKLNATDSDEGMNSKILYSLIKRGNIDPSHIFDLNSETGEITVKGTLDYEVTPAYEVRVQATDQGQVPRSAHAKLLIEIIDVNDNAPEISVTSLMTPVKEDAELGTIVAFITVSDKDGGNNGAANCKVEGSVPFKLKSNYRNDYSLVVDGPLDRENTSLYNVTITAIDEGSPPLSSIRVVTVHVSDVNDNEPRFMEPVINVYVKENSPTGSVISTISAVDPDLDGNAKLTYTLLDSFPKNIPISSVVNINSETGDIVSLQSFNYEELKTFQFKVQATDSGLPPLSSNVTVNVFILDENDNSPTILAPYSEHGSVNSETIPYSAEAGYFVAKIRAVDADSGYNALLSYHLSEHKGNNLFRIGTSTGEIRTKRRMSDNDLKTHPLVVSVSDNGEPSLSATVSIEVVVVESTADIQTQFRHVPIKEESFSDLNLYLLIAIVSVSVIFLLSLITLIAVKCHRTDSTFSRYSAPMITTHPDGSWSYSKATQQYDVCFSSDTLKSDMVVFPAPFPPVDAELISINGADTFTRTQTLPNKEKVSRVFH encoded by the coding sequence ATGTATGTGCGAGGACAAAAAGGACACGCCTGGATTCATGTTGctgctctgctttgtctttgtgaCTGGTCTGCTTCGCAGTTATCTTATTCGATTTCCGAGGAAGTGAACAAAGGCACCGTAGTGGGAAATATCGCGAAGGATTTGAACCTAAATGTACAGGATTTAGAAACCAGGGATCTACGTATTGTTTCGAGTTACAGTAAGACATATTTTGATGTGAATTTACGGACCGGAAATCTCTTTGTTGACGACAGAATAGACAGAGAAGAGCTTTGTCCGCATGTGGTAAAATGCTCGTTGAAAATACAGGCTGCTTTAAATAATCCAATGAATGTACGCAGCATCGAGGTCAATATTCTCGATATAAATGACAACTCGCCTTCTTTTATTGAACAATCGCATTTATTGAGCATCTCTGAATCACTGTCGCCGGGTGAGCGATATCTTCTCCCAGTAGCAGTAGATGCGGACATAGGAAGTAACACAGTAAAGAACTACAAGCTGAGTCAGAATGAATATTTCTCGCTTGATGTGCAGAGCGGTGGAGAGCACGGTGTGTCTGCTGAGTTGGTGCTGCAGAAAGCTTTAGATCGAGAGAAACAGCCAGTAATTAAACTTCTTCTGACCGCTTTAGATGGAGGTAAACCGCCTCGATCAGGGACATTGCAGTTAACTGTTCATGTTATAGATGTTAATGATAATACACCCACATTCAGCAACTCTCTTTATAAAGTGCGTGTCAGGGAAAATGCAAAACCCGGAACGCTcgtaattaaattaaatgcgACAGACTCAGACGAGGGCATGAACAGTAAGATCCTGTATTCCCTGATCAAACGAGGAAATATTGATCCATCACATATTTTTGATCTAAATTCAGAAACTGGAGAAATTACTGTGAAGGGAACATTAGATTATGAAGTGACGCCTGCTTATGAGGTCAGAGTTCAAGCCACGGATCAAGGCCAAGTTCCTCGCAGTGCGCACGCTAAACTACTGATAGAGATTATTGATGTGAATGACAATGCCCCAGAAATATCAGTGACGTCACTGATGACTCCTGTCAAAGAGGACGCAGAACTGGGGACAATAGTTGCTTTTATTACAGTGAGTGATAAAGATGGAGGAAACAATGGAGCAGCTAACTGTAAGGTAGAGGGGTCTGTTCCATTTAAACTTAAGTCCAACTACAGAAATGACTATTCATTAGTAGTAGATGGACCACTGGACAGAGAAAACACCTCTCTGTACAATGTCACCATTACAGCCATAGATGAAGGAAGTCCACCTCTGTCCAGCATCAGGGTCGTTACTGTTCATGTCTCTGATGTCAATGACAACGAACCTCGATTTATGGAGCCTGTGATTAATGTTTATGTCAAAGAAAACAGTCCAACAGGATCCGTTATTTCTACGATAAGTGCTGTTGATCCTGATTTGGATGGAAATGCAAAACTCACTTACACGTTGTTAGACAGTTTTCCAAAAAATATTCCAATTTCATCTGTTGTAAACATCAACTCAGAGACTGGAGATATAGTCAGTCTGCAGTCTTTTAACTACGAGGAGCTAAAAACGTTTCAGTTTAAAGTTCAGGCCACAGACTCTGGTCTTCCTCCGCTCAGCAGCAATGTGACTGTCAACGTGTTTATCCTGGATGAGAATGACAACAGTCCCACCATTCTCGCGCCCTATTCTGAGCACGGCTCCGTTAACAGTGAGACCATCCCCTATTCTGCTGAAGCGGGATACTTTGTGGCAAAGATCAGGGCTGTAGACGCAGACTCTGGATACAATGCGCTGCTTTCTTATCACCTCTCTGAGCACAAAGGAAACAACCTCTTCCGCATCGGAACCAGCACCGGGGAGATCAGGACTAAGAGGAGAATGAGTGACAATGACCTGAAAACTCATCCCTTGGTGGTCTCGGTCTCTGATAACGGAGAACCCTCCCTGTCAGCTACTGTGTCTATTGAAGTGGTGGTGGTTGAGAGCACAGCTGACATCCAGACTCAGTTCAGACATGTGCCCATAAAGGAGGAGAGCTTCTCTGATTTAAACCTCTATCTGCTGATCGCCATCGTGTCGGTGTCAGTCATCTTCCTGCTCAGCCTCATCACTTTAATAGCTGTCAAATGCCACAGGACAGACAGCACCTTCAGCAGGTACAGCGCCCCAATGATCACCACCCACCCTGACGGGAGCTGGTCTTACTCTAAAGCTACTCAGCAGTATGAcgtctgtttcagctcagacacGCTCAAGAGTGACATGGTGGTTTTCCCCGCCCCGTTTCCGCCTGTAGATGCGGAGCTGATCAGTATTAACGGAGCGGACACTTTTACCAGGACTCAGACTTTACCTAATAAAGAAAAGGTGAGTCGAGTTTTCCACTAA